From a region of the Spirochaetota bacterium genome:
- a CDS encoding response regulator produces the protein MRLIERAEFQISKANAIFMFNFFVRHWNEHIHESIEPLLRGYHLGLECGNLEFAAWCALTHPVMMFCCGEPLTRVGDQAVKCLQMLSRIRQEQQQESLRLFLQMVLNWRENAGNPSALCGSAFDENERVPVYLERNNLEGLSDIYLYKTILGYWFHDYRKALEYSRQMESYLEAMLGSHFIALYYFYDALIRLALYPTASPVERWRWRIRISRDKGKFKKWAKHAPMNYLHKYELIEAEWCRVSGRNDRAGECYDRAVSLARENRFLNDEVLACELTGRFYLERGRMELAEHYLKRAHRTCRKWGADTKAAQMENLYSGQLYRQTASDDAASSATGDSRETASPSLDLASILKASQSLSSEIVTERLLVKLLHVVLENAGAETGYILLPHGDAWHLEVEGQAGKNGIHNHARPLADTDRVSLAIINYVLHTGEPVVLNDASREGPFSGDRHVTAAGTRSLLCLPLLSQGKPSGILYLVNNLTAGAFTPDRIEVLRVLASQAVISLENAQLYGTLEQKVAERTSDLARTNQQLAEARDLAEEATRAKSDFLARMSHEIRTPMNAIIGLSHLAMQTELSAKQEDYITKIQASSQNLLGIINDILDFSKIEAGKLSLESIPFKLDDVVENTCNQLALKASEKGLELLFSIAPETPLRLKGDPLRLGQILLNLSSNAVKFTDRGEVVITVSTPEKDTPAPLLRFEVRDTGIGLTNDQKTRLFLAFSQGDSSTTRRFGGTGLGLAICQRLVDMMGGEIGVDSVPGRGSAFWFTARLGLADSLPSEERILPAGLNNLKVLVVDDSETARSFLTEMLERFDFSVTSAGSGEEALQLLKPPSFAGKRRFDLILLDWNMPGIDGLETGRRVKEALGSDAPKLIMVSAYGRDEIFRRSQELGFDGFLMKPVGASVLFDTIMEAFGSPARKRHGGNRAALLRPEGFDAVRGATILMAEDNELNRQVATELLEQEGFWLTSVENGRMAVDLLRSGGGKSFDLVLMDLQMPEMDGFAATQAIRELGIDKLPIVAMTADAMSGMAERCLAAGMNDFVTKPINPQEVFAALARWIPAGTRTPRPRADKPSAVAPVPRLSNIDTVEGLQRVGGNVVAYRKLLKGFVQNQGGACEAVRMALKQKDTKLAVRSAHTLKGVSGNIGAVCLHQAAAQLEAAIKDNAPSIDELTALCETILDSVVAEIKTMYSAPAEVKASDASTPLDLKAAMPLVEQLKLLLSDNDTQAQSLLEELKALAAGTDWTGPLNDIEAALELYDFDESLRLLERLSG, from the coding sequence ATGCGCCTGATCGAGCGCGCCGAATTCCAGATAAGCAAGGCCAACGCGATATTCATGTTCAATTTTTTCGTCAGGCACTGGAACGAGCATATCCATGAAAGTATCGAGCCCCTCCTTCGAGGGTATCACCTGGGCCTGGAGTGCGGCAATCTGGAATTCGCCGCATGGTGCGCACTCACACACCCGGTCATGATGTTCTGCTGCGGTGAGCCGCTGACGCGCGTCGGGGACCAGGCGGTCAAATGCCTGCAGATGCTCTCCCGGATCCGCCAGGAACAGCAGCAGGAATCGCTGCGCCTGTTCCTGCAGATGGTGCTTAACTGGCGGGAAAACGCCGGGAACCCATCGGCGCTATGCGGTTCGGCCTTTGACGAAAACGAGCGTGTTCCCGTGTATCTGGAACGGAATAATCTCGAGGGACTTTCCGATATCTATCTTTACAAGACGATACTGGGATACTGGTTTCACGACTATCGAAAGGCCTTGGAATATTCGCGGCAGATGGAATCCTACCTGGAAGCCATGCTCGGTTCGCACTTTATCGCCCTCTATTACTTTTACGACGCCCTGATCCGCCTGGCCCTCTATCCCACGGCTTCTCCAGTTGAACGATGGCGGTGGCGCATCAGAATCAGCCGCGACAAAGGCAAATTTAAGAAGTGGGCGAAGCACGCTCCAATGAACTATTTGCACAAATATGAATTGATCGAGGCCGAATGGTGCCGCGTATCAGGCCGCAACGATCGCGCCGGGGAATGCTATGACAGGGCCGTCTCCCTGGCCAGGGAAAACCGGTTCCTCAATGATGAAGTCCTGGCCTGCGAGCTGACCGGACGCTTCTACCTTGAGCGCGGTCGCATGGAGCTGGCGGAGCATTATCTCAAGCGGGCGCACCGTACCTGCCGGAAGTGGGGCGCGGACACCAAGGCTGCGCAGATGGAGAATCTCTATTCCGGTCAGCTCTATCGGCAGACGGCCTCGGACGACGCCGCATCGTCAGCGACAGGCGATTCCCGCGAGACCGCTTCGCCCTCGCTGGACCTCGCCAGCATTCTCAAGGCCTCGCAGTCCCTGTCGAGCGAGATCGTCACCGAACGCCTCCTTGTCAAGCTGCTGCACGTCGTGCTTGAAAACGCCGGGGCCGAAACCGGGTACATTCTTCTGCCCCACGGTGACGCATGGCATCTCGAAGTGGAAGGCCAAGCAGGCAAAAACGGCATTCACAATCACGCCAGGCCCCTTGCCGATACCGACAGGGTCTCCCTTGCCATCATCAACTATGTACTCCATACCGGGGAGCCGGTCGTGCTCAATGACGCAAGCCGCGAGGGCCCTTTCAGCGGCGACAGGCACGTTACAGCCGCCGGGACACGCTCGCTTCTGTGCCTGCCCCTGCTGAGTCAGGGCAAGCCCAGCGGCATACTCTACCTTGTGAACAACCTTACCGCCGGCGCCTTCACACCGGACCGCATCGAAGTGCTGCGCGTGCTGGCGTCGCAGGCCGTTATTTCCCTCGAAAACGCCCAGCTATACGGCACGCTGGAGCAGAAGGTCGCCGAGCGGACCTCGGATCTCGCAAGGACCAACCAGCAGCTCGCCGAGGCGCGGGACCTTGCCGAAGAAGCCACCCGTGCTAAAAGCGACTTCCTGGCGCGGATGAGCCATGAGATCAGGACCCCCATGAACGCGATCATCGGGCTGTCTCACCTCGCCATGCAGACAGAGTTAAGCGCGAAGCAGGAGGACTACATAACCAAGATCCAGGCATCGTCGCAGAACCTGCTTGGTATCATCAACGATATCCTGGACTTCTCCAAGATCGAGGCGGGCAAGCTGAGTCTCGAGAGCATCCCTTTCAAGCTGGATGACGTGGTGGAGAACACGTGCAACCAGCTTGCCTTGAAGGCTTCTGAAAAGGGCCTGGAGCTGCTGTTCTCGATCGCGCCGGAAACGCCCCTGCGGCTCAAGGGCGACCCGCTGCGGCTGGGGCAGATATTGCTCAACCTATCCTCGAACGCCGTCAAATTCACCGACAGGGGCGAAGTTGTCATAACCGTCTCTACACCGGAGAAGGATACCCCGGCGCCGCTCCTGCGCTTTGAAGTGCGCGATACGGGGATAGGCCTGACGAATGATCAGAAAACCCGGCTTTTCCTGGCCTTCAGCCAGGGTGACAGCTCCACCACGCGCAGGTTCGGGGGCACAGGCCTCGGCCTTGCCATCTGCCAGCGCCTCGTTGACATGATGGGCGGCGAGATAGGCGTGGACAGCGTACCCGGCCGGGGCAGCGCCTTCTGGTTCACTGCCCGTCTCGGCCTCGCGGATTCTCTGCCATCGGAGGAACGAATACTTCCCGCCGGCTTGAATAACCTCAAGGTGCTGGTCGTTGATGACAGTGAAACTGCCCGGTCCTTCCTCACCGAGATGCTGGAACGATTCGATTTTTCCGTTACATCCGCCGGTTCCGGCGAGGAAGCGCTGCAACTCCTGAAACCTCCTTCTTTCGCAGGGAAGCGCCGCTTCGACCTCATCCTTCTGGACTGGAACATGCCGGGCATTGACGGCCTGGAGACGGGCCGGCGCGTAAAGGAAGCCCTTGGCTCTGACGCCCCGAAGCTCATCATGGTGAGCGCTTATGGGCGCGATGAGATATTCAGGCGCTCCCAGGAGCTGGGATTTGACGGATTTCTTATGAAGCCTGTCGGAGCATCGGTGCTCTTTGACACGATCATGGAGGCCTTCGGTTCGCCGGCAAGGAAACGCCACGGCGGAAACCGCGCGGCCCTCCTGCGTCCGGAAGGCTTCGACGCCGTGCGGGGCGCTACAATACTCATGGCCGAGGACAATGAGCTGAACAGGCAGGTAGCGACGGAGCTCCTTGAGCAGGAGGGTTTCTGGTTGACATCAGTGGAGAACGGACGGATGGCGGTGGACCTGCTCCGCTCCGGAGGCGGGAAATCCTTCGATCTCGTGCTCATGGACCTCCAGATGCCCGAGATGGACGGTTTCGCAGCCACTCAAGCGATCCGGGAACTGGGGATCGACAAGCTGCCGATCGTGGCAATGACCGCCGACGCCATGAGCGGCATGGCGGAACGCTGTCTGGCCGCCGGCATGAACGATTTCGTCACCAAGCCCATCAATCCCCAGGAAGTGTTCGCGGCCCTTGCCCGCTGGATCCCGGCCGGCACGCGGACGCCCAGGCCCCGGGCGGACAAACCGTCGGCCGTTGCGCCCGTGCCGCGTTTGTCCAATATCGATACCGTTGAAGGCCTGCAGAGAGTGGGCGGTAACGTTGTCGCATACCGGAAGCTTCTCAAGGGCTTCGTCCAGAACCAGGGCGGCGCCTGCGAAGCTGTCCGCATGGCCCTGAAGCAGAAAGACACAAAGCTCGCGGTGCGCTCAGCCCATACGCTTAAAGGCGTTTCAGGGAATATCGGCGCCGTGTGCCTGCACCAGGCCGCGGCGCAGCTGGAAGCCGCGATCAAGGATAACGCCCCTTCAATTGATGAATTGACGGCGCTTTGTGAAACGATTCTGGATTCCGTGGTAGCCGAAATAAAGACCATGTATAGCGCCCCTGCCGAAGTGAAGGCCTCAGATGCATCGACGCCGCTGGATCTGAAAGCCGCCATGCCGCTGGTCGAGCAGCTGAAACTATTGCTGAGCGACAATGATACCCAGGCTCAGAGCCTGCTGGAGGAGCTGAAAGCCCTTGCCGCCGGCACGGACTGGACCGGTCCGCTCAATGATATCGAGGCAGCCCTCGAGCTATATGATTTCGACGAATCCCTGCGCCTGCTGGAAAGACTCTCCGGATAA
- a CDS encoding serine/threonine-protein kinase PknK: MNPQTIPAQVPGFDIEEEIYASSHTRILRGYRQLDRLPVIVKILQATDPTQVQLVQFDNEAEFTRDLDIPGVRKALGTARLESLHALALEYVPGRTLRLSFVEQRRGLGEFLDIAIQLAGILGELHNRHIIHRDINPNNIIVDESSTPRAHLIDFGIASRLSLRLSNLGNPDHLEGSLPYISPEQTGRMNRAVDYRTDLYSLGVTLYEMLAGNLPFEAHDAMEWVHAHMARTPAALGPGVPPALAGIIAKLLAKNAEDRYQSAFGLKYDLEQVHAGLNDFALARRDYSGRFLLPQKLYGRARETAALLEAFDRAAAGRNGAELLLVTGSAGVGKSALVYETHKPITAARGHFIQGKFDQFQRNVPYVALVQAFDGFVRLLMTNSDIELRSWREKLQEAAGNIGKVLTDLVPSLELLIGAQPDVPVLDGSAAQNRFHYAFKNLVRSMASPEHPLVLFIDDWQWADLPSINMLETLLSDKDIRNLLVIAAYRDNEVDAGHPLTAAIENIQREGAPVQRITLQNLSTADVHALAGDALKGQDEDPDGLSDLARLVYEKTGGNAFFVGQFLKTLYEEKCLTFDFTLLAWQWDMDHIRTRGLTDNVVDLLSRQVLKLPPETRKVLQFAACIGNHFTPAHVSVIAEQEMEEANQALAPAVMEGLLVPNHIHFQNMTGQGLEYQFVHDRVQQAAYALIPEDEKQELHLQIGRLMLVKAEIHHGEINETYEQLFEIVNSLNKGANLITDSAERLILARLNLTAGNRAKTSTAYAPALAYYQAGMSLLPEEGWEREYDLTLALHRAAAEAAFLSGDFAKTDELTDTALIQARTILDKVPLYDVQIQAQNARNNPLRGIEIGLSTLRALGISLPMKPSKIRIGAALLKTKFLLRNRSFEELLELPMMTRPAAIAAMRLLSLISATVYTRAPDLLPLTSLTMVSLAVRYGQSPQSPYLYAGYGMISGSVLGEIDRGY, from the coding sequence ATGAATCCACAAACCATTCCGGCGCAGGTGCCCGGTTTTGACATCGAAGAAGAGATTTACGCAAGCTCCCATACCCGCATACTCAGGGGATACAGACAACTCGACCGCCTGCCTGTCATAGTGAAAATCCTCCAGGCAACCGATCCGACACAAGTGCAACTTGTCCAGTTTGACAACGAGGCCGAATTCACGCGCGACCTTGATATCCCCGGCGTTCGAAAGGCCCTGGGCACAGCAAGGCTCGAAAGCCTCCACGCCCTCGCCCTGGAATATGTGCCGGGAAGGACCCTTCGGCTGTCCTTCGTGGAACAGCGTCGCGGCCTGGGCGAATTCCTTGACATTGCGATCCAGCTTGCAGGCATCCTGGGTGAGCTTCACAACCGCCATATCATACACCGCGACATAAATCCCAACAATATCATAGTGGATGAATCATCTACGCCGCGGGCGCACCTGATCGACTTCGGTATCGCCTCCCGACTAAGCCTCAGGCTTTCCAACCTTGGCAACCCTGACCACCTGGAAGGCAGTCTCCCCTACATATCTCCGGAACAGACCGGACGCATGAACCGCGCCGTTGACTACCGGACTGACCTGTACTCCCTCGGCGTGACACTCTACGAGATGCTTGCCGGGAACCTGCCCTTTGAAGCCCATGACGCGATGGAATGGGTCCACGCGCACATGGCGCGGACACCGGCCGCCCTCGGTCCCGGCGTCCCGCCGGCGCTGGCCGGCATCATCGCCAAACTGCTGGCCAAGAACGCTGAAGACCGCTACCAGTCCGCCTTTGGATTGAAATACGACCTTGAACAGGTTCATGCCGGCCTGAATGATTTTGCCCTGGCCCGGCGCGACTACTCGGGCCGATTCCTGCTCCCGCAAAAATTATACGGCCGTGCCAGGGAAACCGCGGCCCTGCTGGAAGCCTTCGATCGCGCCGCAGCCGGCCGGAACGGCGCCGAATTACTGCTGGTGACCGGGTCCGCCGGTGTCGGCAAATCGGCCCTGGTGTACGAAACCCACAAGCCTATCACCGCCGCTCGCGGCCACTTCATCCAGGGCAAGTTTGACCAGTTCCAGCGCAACGTCCCCTACGTTGCGCTGGTGCAGGCCTTTGACGGATTTGTCCGCCTCCTCATGACCAATTCTGACATCGAGCTGCGAAGCTGGCGCGAAAAGCTCCAGGAGGCCGCCGGAAACATCGGAAAGGTCCTTACCGATCTGGTGCCATCGCTGGAGTTGCTCATCGGCGCACAGCCCGATGTCCCCGTTCTGGACGGCTCGGCCGCGCAAAACCGCTTCCACTATGCGTTCAAGAACCTTGTCCGCTCCATGGCCAGCCCTGAACACCCTCTTGTCCTCTTCATTGACGACTGGCAATGGGCCGATCTTCCCTCCATCAACATGCTTGAGACGCTCCTGTCCGATAAGGATATTCGGAACCTCTTGGTAATTGCCGCCTACCGGGACAACGAGGTCGACGCGGGGCATCCTCTCACCGCCGCAATCGAGAATATCCAGAGGGAAGGCGCACCGGTCCAGCGCATCACGCTCCAGAATCTCTCAACGGCTGACGTGCATGCCCTTGCGGGAGATGCCTTGAAAGGCCAGGATGAGGATCCTGACGGATTGTCTGACCTGGCCCGGCTGGTCTACGAAAAAACCGGGGGCAATGCCTTTTTTGTCGGGCAGTTCCTGAAGACGCTTTACGAGGAAAAATGTCTCACCTTCGACTTCACCCTCCTGGCATGGCAGTGGGACATGGACCATATCCGGACCAGAGGTTTAACCGACAATGTCGTTGATCTGCTGAGCCGCCAGGTGCTAAAATTGCCGCCGGAAACCAGGAAGGTACTGCAATTCGCCGCATGCATCGGCAATCACTTCACGCCGGCCCATGTTTCCGTAATCGCCGAGCAGGAGATGGAGGAAGCCAACCAGGCCCTTGCACCGGCCGTGATGGAAGGACTCCTCGTGCCGAACCATATCCATTTCCAGAACATGACCGGCCAGGGCCTCGAATATCAGTTCGTCCATGACCGTGTGCAGCAGGCCGCATATGCCCTCATCCCGGAGGACGAGAAGCAGGAGCTCCACCTGCAGATAGGCCGATTGATGCTGGTCAAAGCGGAAATCCATCACGGCGAAATCAACGAAACATATGAACAGCTCTTTGAGATCGTCAACAGTCTTAATAAGGGAGCGAATCTGATCACCGACAGCGCCGAACGTCTGATACTGGCCCGGCTGAACCTGACCGCGGGAAACAGGGCAAAAACCTCCACTGCCTACGCGCCGGCCCTGGCCTATTACCAGGCGGGAATGTCATTGCTTCCCGAAGAAGGATGGGAGCGGGAGTATGATCTCACCCTGGCCCTGCACAGGGCCGCAGCTGAAGCGGCCTTTCTCTCCGGGGATTTTGCAAAGACCGATGAGCTTACCGACACCGCCCTGATCCAAGCCAGGACCATCCTGGATAAGGTACCGCTCTATGACGTCCAGATCCAGGCCCAGAACGCCCGGAACAACCCCCTTCGCGGCATTGAAATAGGACTATCGACCCTGCGCGCCCTGGGCATTTCCCTGCCAATGAAGCCGTCCAAGATCCGGATCGGGGCTGCTTTGTTGAAAACGAAGTTCCTCCTGCGCAACAGGAGCTTTGAGGAATTGCTGGAGCTGCCGATGATGACACGTCCCGCCGCTATCGCGGCCATGCGCCTCCTGTCCCTTATTTCCGCCACCGTTTATACCAGGGCCCCTGATTTGCTTCCCTTGACATCGCTGACGATGGTTTCCCTGGCAGTGCGATACGGACAGTCCCCCCAGTCGCCCTATCTGTATGCCGGTTATGGGATGATTTCCGGAAGCGTGCTGGGCGAGATCGATCGCGGCTATTAG